Proteins encoded by one window of Flagellimonas lutaonensis:
- a CDS encoding HlyD family secretion protein yields MLNITHNKLNQKVDLMRFKAAQKVFPRRYYTYFNKFLLAFAIICFIILFLPWTQNVTGKGYLTTLTPDQRPQTIQSPIPGRIEKWYVREGDFVEKGDTILHISEIKNEYFDPQLVERTGQQIKAKEMAVTSYQEKVKALNTQINALANERTLKLEQAKNKLMQAKLKVQSDSIDLEAAKTNITIAQRQYDRVVQLQSEGLKAVTDVEEKRLKLQEAQAKLISQENKLLASENEVINAQVEINRVQAEYTDKISKARSDMFTAQSNQFDSEAQVTKLENEFTNYSIRNDMYYIRAPLSGYINKAIQGGIGVTFKEGEHLVGIMPADFDMAVETYVDPIDLPLLHLGEKVRIQFDGWPAIVFSGWPNLSYGTYGGVVVAIETFISENGKYRILLAPDPEDQPWPQDLRVGSGAYTIALLEDVPIWFEIWRQLNGFPPNYYQPENNTANSQKK; encoded by the coding sequence ATGCTTAACATTACCCATAACAAGTTAAACCAGAAAGTTGACCTGATGCGGTTTAAGGCTGCACAGAAGGTATTTCCCAGGCGTTATTATACCTACTTCAACAAATTTCTGCTCGCTTTTGCCATAATCTGTTTCATCATCTTGTTCTTGCCATGGACGCAGAACGTTACGGGCAAGGGCTACCTTACTACCTTGACCCCAGACCAGCGACCCCAGACGATTCAGTCGCCCATTCCCGGGCGAATCGAGAAATGGTACGTGCGTGAGGGTGATTTTGTGGAGAAAGGCGATACCATACTACATATTTCAGAAATCAAGAACGAGTATTTTGACCCACAACTCGTCGAGCGTACAGGCCAACAGATAAAGGCAAAAGAAATGGCCGTTACCTCTTATCAAGAAAAGGTCAAGGCTTTGAACACACAGATCAATGCCCTGGCAAATGAGCGTACATTGAAATTGGAACAGGCCAAGAACAAACTGATGCAGGCCAAACTAAAAGTTCAAAGTGATAGCATTGACCTTGAGGCGGCAAAAACCAATATCACCATCGCCCAACGGCAATATGATCGGGTAGTGCAACTACAATCGGAAGGGTTGAAGGCCGTAACCGATGTCGAAGAAAAACGGTTGAAGCTGCAAGAGGCCCAGGCCAAGCTGATTTCACAAGAAAACAAGCTGCTTGCCAGCGAGAACGAGGTAATAAACGCACAGGTAGAGATCAATCGCGTACAGGCCGAGTATACCGACAAGATTTCGAAGGCAAGAAGTGATATGTTCACGGCACAGTCAAATCAATTTGATTCAGAGGCCCAGGTCACCAAACTCGAGAACGAGTTCACCAATTATTCAATCCGTAACGATATGTATTACATAAGGGCCCCACTGAGTGGTTACATCAATAAGGCCATTCAGGGAGGTATCGGGGTAACTTTTAAAGAAGGTGAGCATTTAGTGGGCATTATGCCGGCAGATTTTGATATGGCAGTTGAGACCTATGTAGACCCCATTGACCTGCCCCTACTGCATTTGGGCGAAAAGGTACGTATTCAGTTCGATGGTTGGCCGGCTATAGTATTTAGCGGATGGCCCAACCTCTCGTATGGCACCTACGGTGGCGTTGTGGTTGCGATAGAAACATTCATCAGTGAAAATGGCAAATACCGGATCTTGCTCGCCCCCGATCCCGAAGACCAACCATGGCCACAAGACCTTCGGGTGGGCTCAGGTGCCTATACCATAGCCTTGTTGGAAGACGTACCTATTTGGTTTGAGATTTGGAGGCAATTGAACGGATTTCCACCCAATTATTATCAACCAGAAAACAACACGGCCAATAGCCAAAAGAAATGA
- a CDS encoding peptidase domain-containing ABC transporter codes for MAQNMMTSWQRLMGLLKLDKKDIFQVFYYAIFAGLVNLSLPLGIQAIINLIQGAQVSTSWIVLVILVTLGVAFVGLLQLMQIRIIENVQQKIFTRSSFEFAYRFPKIKMSELSNYYPPELANRFFDTLTIQKSLSKILIDFPAALLQIIFGLLLLSFYHPFFIIYGLLLLLLIYVVFKFTAKRGLETSLEESMHKYRVAHWIQEIARSIISFKLSGKTSHAIDKNDALVVDYLDARESHFKILILQFIHMIGFKVLVTAGLLLIGGLLVLNQEMNIGQFVAAEIIILLVINSVEKLILGLETFYDLLTSLEKLGQVVDKKLESPEGERPFKENEGFHLELNHVTYKVPERKKIIVNDFSLNITPSCTILLQGPSGSGKSTLLRLIAGILEPDSGDIFVNDVSLKGVNLNHYRSHIGQSLSEESPFEGTILDNITFGDKSIPQEDIYWALEKTKLTAFVKEQPKGLKTILYPEGKQIPYTISKKIVLARSIVRKPKLLILKDPLDQFNREEADEIIDFLTDPDNGWALIVVSENPRWTKKCGRIITMENGRLIKEIAGNHA; via the coding sequence ATGGCGCAAAATATGATGACCTCATGGCAACGGCTTATGGGGCTTTTGAAGCTGGACAAAAAGGACATTTTTCAAGTTTTTTATTATGCGATTTTTGCTGGCTTGGTGAACTTGTCGCTCCCCTTGGGCATACAGGCCATCATCAACCTCATACAGGGTGCCCAAGTGAGCACCTCGTGGATTGTACTGGTAATTTTGGTTACCTTGGGTGTCGCCTTTGTAGGTCTGCTGCAATTGATGCAGATACGCATCATTGAAAACGTGCAGCAAAAAATATTTACCCGTTCCTCTTTTGAGTTTGCCTATCGTTTTCCAAAGATCAAGATGAGCGAGTTGAGCAATTACTATCCGCCTGAGTTGGCCAACCGTTTCTTCGATACACTGACAATTCAAAAAAGCCTTTCGAAGATTTTGATAGATTTTCCCGCAGCCCTTTTGCAGATCATATTCGGCCTGTTGCTGCTTTCGTTCTACCACCCATTTTTTATCATCTACGGTCTGCTTCTGCTGCTGCTGATCTATGTGGTCTTCAAGTTTACCGCTAAAAGGGGGCTCGAGACAAGCTTGGAAGAATCAATGCACAAATATCGTGTGGCCCATTGGATCCAAGAGATTGCCCGGTCTATAATCAGTTTTAAACTGTCGGGCAAGACCTCTCATGCCATAGACAAGAACGATGCCCTTGTGGTCGATTATCTTGATGCCCGTGAAAGCCATTTCAAGATCTTGATATTACAGTTTATCCACATGATCGGGTTCAAGGTGTTGGTCACCGCTGGCCTTCTTTTGATAGGTGGCCTACTGGTGTTGAACCAAGAAATGAACATTGGGCAATTTGTTGCCGCCGAGATCATTATTCTATTGGTCATCAATTCGGTCGAAAAGCTCATTCTTGGGCTGGAAACATTCTACGACCTGCTTACTTCGCTCGAGAAACTGGGGCAGGTGGTTGACAAAAAACTGGAATCGCCCGAGGGTGAAAGACCCTTTAAAGAGAACGAGGGCTTTCATCTTGAGCTCAACCACGTTACCTACAAGGTGCCTGAAAGGAAGAAAATTATTGTAAACGATTTCTCTTTGAACATTACCCCCTCGTGCACCATACTGTTGCAGGGCCCCAGCGGTTCTGGTAAATCAACCTTGCTGCGGTTGATCGCCGGTATTTTAGAACCGGATTCAGGCGATATTTTTGTGAACGATGTGTCGTTGAAGGGCGTTAACCTAAACCACTACCGTTCACATATTGGGCAATCACTTTCTGAAGAATCCCCGTTCGAGGGCACTATTTTGGACAACATAACATTTGGCGACAAAAGCATTCCGCAAGAAGATATTTACTGGGCCTTGGAAAAGACCAAGCTCACAGCCTTTGTAAAAGAACAGCCCAAAGGTTTGAAAACCATACTCTATCCTGAGGGGAAACAGATTCCATATACCATCTCAAAGAAGATAGTTTTGGCAAGAAGTATTGTTAGAAAGCCCAAGCTATTGATTCTAAAGGATCCTCTTGACCAATTCAATAGGGAAGAGGCCGATGAGATCATTGACTTTTTGACCGACCCCGACAATGGGTGGGCCCTTATTGTGGTAAGTGAAAACCCAAGGTGGACCAAAAAATGTGGTCGAATCATCACTATGGAAAATGGAAGATTAATAAAAGAAATTGCAGGAAACCATGCTTAA
- a CDS encoding TetR/AcrR family transcriptional regulator: MERLLQTIKIAINEKIYVKDPESSDLGKRIIEKSILMIDEMGFEAFTFKKLGSEIGSNESSIYRYFENKHKLLVYLTSWYWGWVEYHLVFSTNSISNPHEKLKRAIEIISRPIEEDSHFSHINEVVLNRIVVNESSKSFFTKEVDLENKEGYFVIYKRMVSRLTEMVQGVNPQYPYPKSLASTILEGVLHQNFLKEHFQSLTNCNANEAPTDFFVDLAFKTLKSN, from the coding sequence ATGGAGCGATTACTTCAAACAATCAAAATTGCCATTAACGAAAAAATCTATGTCAAAGACCCCGAGTCCTCAGATTTGGGCAAACGAATCATTGAAAAGAGCATTTTGATGATCGACGAAATGGGCTTTGAGGCCTTTACCTTCAAAAAACTGGGTAGCGAAATTGGTTCGAACGAAAGTTCTATTTATCGGTATTTTGAGAACAAGCACAAGCTTTTGGTATACCTCACTTCTTGGTATTGGGGTTGGGTTGAGTACCATTTGGTGTTTTCGACGAACAGTATTTCCAATCCGCATGAAAAGCTGAAAAGAGCCATTGAGATTATCTCACGACCCATTGAAGAAGACTCCCATTTCTCGCACATCAACGAGGTTGTACTGAACCGAATTGTAGTCAATGAATCTTCCAAATCGTTTTTCACAAAAGAGGTCGACCTTGAAAACAAAGAGGGTTATTTCGTCATTTACAAGCGTATGGTGAGCCGCTTGACCGAGATGGTACAAGGGGTGAATCCCCAATACCCGTACCCCAAAAGTTTGGCCAGCACCATTCTAGAAGGGGTGCTTCACCAAAATTTCTTAAAAGAACACTTTCAGAGTTTGACCAATTGCAATGCCAATGAAGCCCCGACGGATTTCTTTGTCGATCTGGCCTTCAAAACCCTAAAATCAAATTAA
- a CDS encoding LysR family transcriptional regulator has product MNFTLHQLKVFLKICEKESITKASEELHLTQPAVSIQLKNLQDQFPIPLTEVVGRRLYITDFGKEIATVADRILNEVDAINYKMLSYGGQLAGRLKISVVSTGKYVMPYFLSAFMRENPGVDLVMDVTNKSRVVESLEQNEVDFALVSVLPAHLDLETVDLMSNILYLVGNPNYFDEVRVDNKTGQISTPLIFREEGSATRAAMENYLTQFGIEVGKRVELTSNEAVKQAVLAGLGCSIMPLIGIKNELLKGDLQIFDMKNLPITTMWNVVWLRAKKHSPVALAFLDFLENEKSQIIGRDFKWLKSYVQK; this is encoded by the coding sequence ATGAACTTTACACTGCACCAACTCAAGGTCTTTTTGAAGATCTGTGAAAAAGAAAGCATTACCAAGGCCTCTGAAGAATTGCACCTTACCCAACCTGCGGTGTCCATACAATTGAAGAACCTTCAAGACCAATTTCCAATTCCACTCACCGAGGTGGTTGGCAGAAGGCTTTATATAACAGATTTTGGCAAGGAAATAGCCACGGTGGCCGATCGAATTCTGAACGAGGTCGATGCGATTAATTACAAAATGCTCTCTTACGGCGGGCAGTTGGCTGGCCGCCTAAAGATTTCCGTCGTTTCCACGGGCAAATACGTAATGCCCTATTTTTTATCGGCTTTCATGCGCGAGAATCCCGGGGTGGACCTTGTAATGGATGTGACCAACAAATCTAGGGTTGTTGAAAGTCTTGAACAGAACGAGGTAGATTTTGCCTTGGTCTCTGTGTTGCCCGCACATCTAGATTTGGAAACCGTTGACTTGATGTCAAATATTCTATACTTGGTGGGCAATCCGAACTATTTTGATGAGGTAAGGGTAGACAATAAGACCGGACAAATTAGCACACCGCTTATTTTTAGGGAAGAGGGCTCTGCCACTCGTGCTGCTATGGAAAATTACCTGACACAGTTCGGAATAGAAGTGGGCAAGAGGGTTGAGCTCACCTCAAACGAGGCCGTGAAACAAGCCGTTTTGGCAGGGTTGGGTTGCTCTATCATGCCGCTTATCGGAATTAAGAACGAATTGCTCAAGGGCGATCTACAGATTTTTGACATGAAGAACCTGCCAATTACCACCATGTGGAACGTAGTGTGGCTGAGGGCCAAAAAACACTCACCCGTGGCACTGGCATTTCTTGATTTTTTAGAGAATGAAAAATCACAGATTATAGGACGTGATTTCAAATGGTTGAAGTCCTACGTGCAAAAATGA
- a CDS encoding sodium-dependent bicarbonate transport family permease has translation MDLHLLVDNLTNPALLFFFLGILAVQLKSDLEIPSNSSKFISLYLLFAIGFKGGQELSHSELNLEILWSLLFGIFMAVAVPVYAYFILRRKFSVENSGAIAAAYGSVSAVTFVTAITFLEIEHIDFGGHMVAVMALMEAPSIIVGVILMSLFKKGQKTERADFGKVLHHSLTNGSVLLIIGSLIIGFLANDQQAEGIKPFTTDIFKGFLAVFLLDMGITSGRKLNDFLKKGWFAVLFSIILPIINGCFVAWFSQFITESVGNRFLFAILAASASYIAVPAAMRLAAPKANPSLYIPMALAITFPFNITLGMPLYLYLVQNL, from the coding sequence ATGGACCTTCATCTTTTAGTTGATAATCTAACTAACCCTGCGCTCTTATTCTTTTTCTTGGGAATATTGGCGGTTCAATTAAAAAGTGATCTTGAAATTCCTTCGAACTCTTCAAAGTTCATCTCGCTGTATCTTCTTTTTGCCATTGGATTTAAGGGTGGCCAAGAGCTTTCCCACAGCGAACTGAATTTAGAGATTTTATGGTCGTTGCTGTTTGGTATTTTTATGGCGGTGGCGGTACCTGTCTACGCTTATTTTATTCTCCGCAGAAAGTTCAGCGTTGAAAATTCAGGGGCCATTGCGGCCGCCTATGGGTCGGTCAGCGCCGTGACTTTCGTTACGGCCATTACCTTTCTTGAAATAGAACACATCGATTTCGGCGGGCACATGGTTGCCGTAATGGCCTTGATGGAAGCACCTTCTATAATCGTTGGTGTCATACTCATGTCGCTCTTCAAAAAAGGACAGAAAACCGAAAGAGCTGATTTCGGTAAAGTCTTGCACCATTCGTTGACAAACGGTAGCGTATTGTTGATTATAGGAAGCTTGATAATCGGCTTCTTGGCAAATGACCAACAGGCCGAGGGCATCAAACCCTTTACTACCGATATTTTCAAAGGTTTCTTAGCGGTTTTCTTACTGGATATGGGCATTACCAGCGGACGAAAGCTCAACGATTTCTTGAAAAAAGGATGGTTTGCAGTGCTTTTCTCCATCATTTTGCCCATAATCAACGGTTGTTTTGTGGCTTGGTTCAGCCAGTTCATCACAGAAAGTGTGGGCAACAGGTTTTTGTTTGCTATTTTGGCGGCGAGTGCCTCTTATATTGCTGTGCCAGCGGCCATGCGGTTGGCGGCTCCGAAAGCCAACCCAAGCCTTTACATCCCCATGGCGTTGGCCATTACCTTCCCGTTCAACATTACGCTGGGTATGCCACTTTATCTGTATCTTGTACAGAACCTCTAA
- a CDS encoding DNA-3-methyladenine glycosylase I yields the protein MEKKRCGWCEGDALYEAYHDNEWGVPVKDDPTLFEFLVLETFQAGLSWITILRKRENFRRAFDNFDYEKVAQYPQSKIDALLQDTGIIRNKLKVHATVTNAQAFMKVRQEFGSFSNYIWGFVNGTPIKNSYDDYRKAPAKTELSEIISKDLKKRGFKFVGSTVVYAHMQATGMVNDHETSCFRYDEV from the coding sequence ATGGAGAAAAAAAGATGTGGCTGGTGCGAGGGCGATGCCCTGTACGAAGCCTATCATGATAATGAATGGGGCGTACCTGTAAAAGATGATCCCACGCTCTTTGAGTTTTTGGTCTTGGAAACCTTTCAAGCAGGTTTGAGTTGGATTACCATCTTGAGAAAACGTGAAAATTTCAGAAGGGCATTTGACAATTTCGATTATGAAAAAGTTGCCCAATACCCCCAATCAAAAATAGATGCGCTCTTACAAGATACAGGCATCATCAGAAATAAATTGAAAGTGCATGCCACGGTGACCAATGCCCAAGCCTTTATGAAAGTGCGGCAAGAATTCGGAAGCTTCAGCAATTATATATGGGGGTTTGTCAATGGTACGCCCATTAAAAACAGCTATGACGACTACCGAAAGGCTCCTGCCAAGACCGAGCTGTCAGAGATCATCAGTAAAGACCTCAAAAAACGTGGCTTCAAATTTGTAGGAAGCACTGTGGTCTATGCGCACATGCAGGCCACGGGGATGGTAAACGACCATGAAACCAGTTGTTTCAGATATGATGAAGTGTAA
- the aat gene encoding leucyl/phenylalanyl-tRNA--protein transferase, with the protein MDNQERRLPIAFLGEELEFPPVEKASEEGLLAIGGDLSVERLLLAYRNGIFPWFNNDALILWWSPDPRMVLFPRKIKVSKSMGKVLASGQFRLTKDTCFEKVIDHCANAERKDQPGTWITSNMKNAYIELHRQGHAHSYEVWQQDTLVGGLYGVDLDHVFCGESMFSLVSNASKFALIRLAQELAQKKYTMIDCQVPTKHLESMGAEIVSRKDFLALLRGKA; encoded by the coding sequence ATGGACAATCAAGAGCGGAGGCTTCCCATTGCTTTTCTTGGTGAAGAATTGGAGTTTCCACCAGTAGAAAAAGCCAGCGAAGAGGGGCTGTTGGCCATTGGTGGCGACCTATCGGTAGAACGCTTGTTGCTGGCTTATCGAAATGGCATTTTTCCTTGGTTCAATAATGATGCCCTTATCCTGTGGTGGTCGCCCGACCCTCGCATGGTATTGTTTCCTCGAAAAATAAAAGTCTCAAAAAGTATGGGAAAAGTACTGGCGAGCGGGCAATTTAGGTTGACAAAAGACACCTGTTTTGAAAAAGTCATCGATCATTGTGCGAATGCTGAAAGAAAAGACCAGCCAGGCACTTGGATAACGTCCAACATGAAGAACGCGTATATTGAGCTACATAGGCAGGGTCATGCCCACTCGTATGAGGTTTGGCAACAAGATACATTGGTCGGTGGCCTGTACGGAGTTGATCTGGACCATGTATTTTGTGGAGAGAGTATGTTCAGTTTGGTGTCGAACGCCTCAAAGTTTGCTTTGATTCGATTGGCCCAAGAGTTGGCACAAAAGAAGTATACCATGATAGACTGCCAAGTGCCCACCAAGCATCTAGAGAGCATGGGGGCTGAAATCGTTTCAAGAAAAGACTTTTTGGCTTTATTACGGGGAAAAGCGTAA
- a CDS encoding short-chain fatty acid transporter, giving the protein MGLTTFIENVFRRYLPSPFTIAILLTVLTLVLALFLTEPSQNENQLTAILSYWESGIWNNGLLVFAYQMMLILVLGHVLVLSKPMERLIMHITKYVSNTSNAALLVALPTMLVSFFNWGLGLIFGAILARKVGEHAHAEGIPINYPLIGASGYVGLMVWHGGISGSAPIKVAEPGHLHDLMQGVSAASLVGQLPDSISTGLTVFSISNLVIFLVIVTVISLLVFFLGKKTAATPIDLGVYRFKHESKDELVGAEKLDHSKIFSTIFGLLVLGVFLLQYLPALQTLNITPNMLNFFMLGLALLLHGSFKSFLNAVEEAIGDVAGILIQFPLYFGIMGIMAQSGMINQISDFFVSVSNETTLPIFTFLSAGLVNIFVPSGGGQWAVQGPLVLESALQLGVPLPKAIMALAYGDQLTNMLQPFWALPLLGITKLKAKEILPYTLIFMLVGGAIYVAGLLIF; this is encoded by the coding sequence ATGGGCCTTACCACGTTTATAGAAAATGTCTTTAGAAGGTACTTGCCTTCTCCCTTTACCATTGCCATACTATTGACCGTGCTGACCTTGGTGTTGGCACTTTTTTTGACCGAGCCGTCCCAAAACGAAAACCAATTAACGGCCATACTATCCTATTGGGAATCGGGCATTTGGAACAACGGTCTTTTGGTCTTTGCCTACCAAATGATGCTCATCTTGGTGCTGGGGCACGTGCTGGTGCTGAGCAAACCTATGGAGAGGCTCATCATGCATATCACAAAATATGTAAGCAATACTTCGAATGCCGCCCTGTTGGTGGCCTTGCCCACCATGCTCGTTTCTTTTTTCAATTGGGGGCTTGGGTTGATTTTCGGGGCCATACTGGCGCGAAAGGTAGGTGAGCATGCACACGCCGAGGGCATTCCAATAAATTATCCACTTATAGGAGCCTCTGGCTATGTTGGTCTGATGGTCTGGCATGGGGGCATTAGCGGCTCGGCGCCTATCAAGGTCGCTGAGCCTGGACATCTGCACGATTTGATGCAAGGCGTTTCAGCGGCCAGTTTGGTCGGGCAATTGCCCGATTCCATTTCAACAGGGCTTACGGTGTTCAGCATCTCCAATCTTGTAATTTTTTTAGTGATTGTCACGGTAATTTCTTTATTGGTCTTTTTTCTGGGAAAAAAGACCGCTGCCACCCCTATCGATTTGGGAGTGTACCGGTTTAAACATGAAAGTAAAGATGAGCTGGTCGGTGCTGAAAAATTGGACCACTCAAAAATTTTTTCGACCATATTCGGATTGTTGGTGTTGGGTGTTTTTCTTTTGCAGTACCTACCCGCTTTGCAAACGCTGAACATTACACCGAACATGTTAAATTTCTTCATGCTCGGATTGGCGCTCTTACTGCATGGTAGCTTCAAAAGTTTTTTGAACGCCGTCGAAGAGGCCATTGGTGACGTGGCGGGCATTTTAATCCAATTCCCCCTATATTTTGGTATCATGGGTATAATGGCACAAAGTGGTATGATCAACCAGATATCCGATTTTTTCGTTTCGGTGAGCAATGAAACAACGTTGCCCATATTTACCTTTTTGAGTGCTGGCCTTGTCAATATTTTTGTGCCGAGTGGCGGAGGCCAATGGGCGGTACAGGGCCCCTTGGTATTGGAGTCGGCCCTGCAATTGGGGGTACCCCTGCCAAAGGCCATTATGGCCCTTGCATATGGCGACCAATTGACGAACATGCTGCAACCGTTTTGGGCCTTGCCCCTTTTGGGCATTACCAAATTAAAGGCAAAAGAAATTTTGCCCTACACCCTGATTTTCATGCTTGTTGGGGGTGCCATTTACGTAGCAGGGCTGCTGATCTTCTAA
- a CDS encoding DUF3127 domain-containing protein encodes MEIQGRIKLIGETKEYGNNGFRKREIVVTTEEQYPQHILVEFVQDKTNLLDNFQVGQMVKISINLRGREWVNPQGETKYFNSIQGWRIESLEGEQNADNMPPVPPMEAFEPVEDLKEEEPDDLPF; translated from the coding sequence ATGGAGATTCAAGGAAGAATAAAACTCATTGGTGAAACCAAAGAATATGGTAACAACGGTTTTCGTAAAAGGGAAATAGTCGTTACCACCGAAGAGCAGTATCCGCAACATATACTGGTTGAGTTTGTACAAGATAAGACCAACCTGTTGGATAATTTTCAAGTGGGGCAAATGGTCAAGATCAGTATCAACCTACGGGGCCGTGAATGGGTGAATCCACAAGGTGAAACCAAATATTTCAATTCAATACAAGGATGGCGTATCGAAAGCCTTGAGGGAGAGCAAAATGCTGATAACATGCCACCCGTGCCACCGATGGAGGCATTTGAACCCGTTGAGGATCTAAAAGAAGAAGAGCCAGACGACCTTCCGTTTTAG